The Salvia splendens isolate huo1 chromosome 20, SspV2, whole genome shotgun sequence nucleotide sequence aaaagcaaacgtgcgagtagcacgggacggagggagtacgtttTTGAGTtgtgatcaaaataaaattaagaggGAACCTCTTTTTTAGTACACCAACCGTcccaaatgagcaaatttgaTCTGTAACActtcataatatcttttaaggtccatcaactataagttaatatcaattcaactactttttggctatttccaatattttcatgaccaaagtatCCTTAAGGCAATTAagggcaattcaatctatttattcatccacttttttctttttttctaatttatttgggattaactttaatagatcttatactattattactaatatataccataccttatttgaatACTATGATAGTACTTTCTAGTGCTAGTTAGTACTTTTATATGATTACATTctcaattatttaaataaaactaagataaatattttattttaattaatctcgtaattttattaaactgaaaatttaagttaatcataatatataatatatactacgttgaaataaaaatttaataaagtagaaaaaatatgattcacgAATAGTAAAGGGAATAGATATGGGAATTATGAACAGTTtcatgatgttgtaaatgacctaatgataatattaagacgcgacattgtgatattaaacaattgatagcaactattgattttttatttaattaaacaatcataaatttaaattaatcatatattcaactaagaatgtcattgtcttttttattaaattgattattgataatttcaactatttttttagactacaattaCTACTTaagagtagataaaataaaacttagttctttgaattatttaagattctatgtatgttaataaattttattttatttttaattatcaattttgtattgtacttaaaaataacatattctatgtatagctttaagattgaaaaattaatattccatctaataaattgaactacttttatatacaaatattgtataagtataatgtttacatatatttatatctaagttatttcactattaatattaaatatagtacaatgatttaaaatattacaaataagtaaaactaaacgtaaataattaaaagtaaTGGAATATTACTatcattaagatatttttatattgaaattaaaattagagggaacatcttttttggtacatcaactatcccaaattacatactactactttaatgaaaatgagagggtaaatagattgaattgccctcattggccttaagggtactttggtcatgaaaatattgaaaatagccaaaaagtagttgaattgatattaacttatagttgatggaccttaaaagatattatgaaatgttacggaCCAAATTTACCCATTTGAGATAGTTGGTGTACTAAAAAAGAGGTTCCTCTAAAATTAATTCCTAATGCAAAATTGCAGAACCAAAACAGGAAAGTTACTTTTCAGAATCATTTTAGTCCATTTAGAAAATTCGAATTAGAAAAACATGAGGTGATCATATCAAAGTATAAGTTTCTTAAATGAGCAAAAAAAATGTTATCTAAAAATGACCTCAATGATCTCCATGTTTTATAAATTAGAATTTTCTAAAATGAATTTAAGATTGAATTTTACATATATCATAatcctatatttttttgtgtaCTAGTCTTCAAAAATTAGTTTTATATCATAATCCTATACGTATTTTTTTTGTGTACAAGTCTTCTAAAATTAGTTTTATGTTATGTGTGAAGGTACGATGAACGTGTTAGAGACCTCTTGGACTTCAGTATTTACCTTGACATCAGCAATGAAGTCAAATTTGCATGGAAAATTCAGGTAATTTCCCctaaataggaaaaaaaagcAAACCTTGATCATAATTTTCAAGTAGGTAATTTTGGGCATGATGAATGGTGCAGAGGGACATGGCTGAAAGAGGGCACAGCCTTGAAAGCATCAAGGCCAGCATTGAAGCCCGAAAACCGGACTTCGATGCTTACATCGGTAAATAACCCTaacaacttcctctgcatcttcacaaaacacacattcaatagatggtgatgttgatgatgatcTTGAACTAAAATGCAGATCCACAGAAGCAGTTCGCGGACGCTGTGATCGAAGTGTTGCCAACGCAGCTGATCCCGGACGACAACGAGGGCAAAGTTTTGAGAGTGAGACTTATAATGAAGGAAGGTGTCAAGTTCTTCAACCCTGTCTACCTCTTTGATGAAGGCTCCACCATTTCTTGGATTCCCTGTGGAAGGAAGCTCACTTGCTCCTACCCCGGCATCAAATTCTCCTACGGCCCCGACACTTACTACGGCCAAGAGGTATGTATGTATCCCTTCATTTCCAACCTTGTTTCATCTCATAAATACCATTGAAATCTTATGTTTGTATTGAAATTTGTAGGTTTCTGTGCTGGAAATGGATGGGCAGTTTGACAGACTGGATGAGTTGATCTATGTGGAGAGCCATTTGAGCAACCTTTCGACCAAGTTCTATGGAGAAGTGACGCAGCAGATGTTGAAGCATGCGGATTTCCCTGGGAGCAACAATGGGACGGGGCTTTTCCAGACGATCGTTGGGTTGAAGATCAGAGACCTCTTCGAGCAGATTGTGGCGACCAGGGCGGCTGCTCCCCTCGCAGCTACAAAGGCATGACGAGTTGAGATAAGTGTTGGTGTTGTCTGTTTGTATTTATTATCTGAGTTCAAACTCTGTGGAGGCTTGTACCATAGAGAAACGACTTTTGCACATATTTGAAATGGAGGAATCCTATAATCATCATAAACACatcaaatcaaaatattgatttttatCAAAAGAGTTCAATAGATTGGGAGAAGCAGCCTTAGATCAAAATAAAGAGTATAAACAGCAATCAACACAAAAGTTTAACCTTCCGACAATtataacaaacaaacaaactaaTTCATCATCATTCAGATTTATACCTACAACAGGATTGACGCCAGAATCATTCCCACCCTAAAACAAAGATTCGAAATCGACTGACGCAGGTACCAAGTCGCCGAGGTCGATCCATCTCCCGATTCTGCAGATTTCACCACTGACCTTTTCTTCAGATGCGATTTGTTTGGAACAACGACCCGGAATTTCGATCCGAGAATTAGGGTTCATCGCGATTTCTCTGAGAAAATGCCATTCCTGGACATGGGGTGAAGAGAAAATGGTGGCGATTGGGGCGAAGAAGAGAGGGAAATGGAGGAAGTTGCAGACACAGTTTATTCCCGggaattttttctttttaaatttacagTTTTGTTCGTTGCTTTTGTGGGTCCCTTCACTGGAGTATTAAACTCTGCTACTCggcaattttttttagaatgtctatttcatttttaaataactATTATCTCGTTATACTATTGAATCTTTTTTAGGTTTAGAACAAAAGTGCCAATTAGTTAAAAAAAAGCGTTTTTTTTCTACCAAGATTATGATTATCGTTAACTACGTGACTGATATTGGCtcctaaataaaaaataagcatGCACAATCCTTCCtattgttttttaaattttatttaaattataaaattatcacTTTTTTATGCTTGtatgattatttaattgtttttatatatataactcGTGTAATTCTCTAAAAAAATACTTGGTGCTTGTAATTTGAAAATCACAGTGTATGCTAGCTTCAAATTTCGTACTAGAATTTTGTTAATTATCAAAGAAGTATCTTCtctgcaataaaaaaaaatatcttctCTAAATGTTGATCACCAAACTGTTTGACATGATCATTCGACTCATAACTCATTCCCTAACAAAGTAAAATTTACAATCAACACATATTCTAAGATATAAGTAAAACATGATTAGATACAATATTACATATACATACTATAGTTAAAGAATCATATTGACTAAGATTACgggtttttttttccaattattGAACTCTATATGCCAATTcttaaaaaagaataaaataaataagagtCGTCGTTACGTGTGGACACAGTATGCATACAAGTTTATTTAGGTTTTATGAATGTGGTGTGCTAATTTCGATGCAAATATTATAGTTTGATGCGTAGATTAAGGGATACCTAATATAGATTATTCCTCACACTCTGTAAATTACAGTATATACATAGGACTCATTTGGTCGTGGTTGCGTTAGTGTACTaactaatttataataataactaataatttttaattttttgtattaaaattatcaacacaaagatataattatccatacaacatgtaaatttaaatattaacataaagacataagtttatcaacacaaaaagattgataaatttatatctttgtgttgatatttttaacatacaaaattgatatttagttattagttattactataaaaacacacactataatTGATTAATTGTTTTATGTCCAACTTTCAAGGGTCCACTATAATTGATTAAttgttttaaaataatactccatgagCAACTTGCATAAATTACTAAAAGAGAATAGAATTAATACCTCACGTTATGTTGCTTTtggtagaaaaaaaataaacattccACTTTGCAAGTTCAATGATGTCTTTatatctctctttttttccattccttttacCTTTCTCATTTGAATACATAAAAAATGACAACTTTCTAGGCTTTTGTTATACAAAAGAACAtcctattataaaataatcatgtGTTAGTTGTTAcagaattgattttttttttaatgaaaatgaacTTAAAAAATATTCCAGATAAGCTTTGGGATCATGAGCTAATCTAAACTACGTTAACTCATAGTCAACCAAGCTTTGTCATCTGCAATAACCCAAAATCGCGGCGAACAATCAGCGATTTGCCATGATCAACCACCGCCTCCCCGCGGCGGAGCAccgccagaaaatcaagaaaccCACtccccaaaaaaaaagaagaaaagaaccTTTTCACACTTTGTCAACTCTACAAACCCAGAAATCATTGCGCCACCTCCACTAATAAACAAGGCACAATCACGAGCACAAACCAAAACCAGACATTTCCAATCCCCATCTTCTAAAATTCTTCTCTCTCAGTTACCaaatccaaaagcaacaaaaaaaTTCGTCACTGGTCCCAATATTCCACACGACACATAAGCATGAGCAAATTTCTATATACTAATAATATTCCACCTAAAAATAAACTAGCCATTACCCATCATGACCCACTACTACTATAATCAATGTGCACAGATTGTATACATCCCATTAACTAGCCCTTTTCCAGAGCATAAAGACAAGGAAACAAGCCAccaaaaacacaattttttcaGCAAATGAGGTGTTGTAGTTTTGTGATTGTGCCAATTAACAGCAATGGATAACCAAAACAGCATCTTTCATTTGCTACACTTTTGATAAAGTTCTGTTACATGACCTTTCTACTAACTACCTACTTTTCTTCTACTTCCTTCCTTTCCCTTTTCAAAAGATcacttttttttgtgtgtgtgtttgagtTGAGGAAATGGCGAGTCTTGGGGATATAGGGGTGTCGGCGCTGATCAACATAATCGGCGCCTTCACATTCTTGCTGGCCTTTGCCTTGTTGAGAATCCAGCCAATCAACGACAGAGTTTACTTTCCCAAATGGTACATTGCTGGGAAGAGGACCAGCCCCAGGAGCTGGGGTGGGGTGGTGGGCAAATTTGTCAATTTGAATATCATGACTTACTTCACCTTTCTCAACTGGATGCCTCAGGCGCTaaagatgagtgagtctgagCTTATTAGCCATGCTGGGCTGGATTCTGCTGTTTTCTTGAGGATTTACACTCTTGGGTACTTGCAATTTTCCTTCTTTTCTGATTACTAGATTCTTGTGATGAAGTTTTCCAATGATGAAATTTGTAATCTTGAGTtgaattttgtgtttttatggtTTCGATCTGTGGTCTTGCCAAAGTTTTCATCTTTTTTGTGTGCTCTGGAGTGGCGAGACTTTTTTACTTCATATCAGAAATGTATGATTTCTGGTATaaaaatttcttctttttacaatttttgtaatttaatgGTTTATATACCTGGTGGCTTAGTGCATCTTCAGAATTCAAGAAGAAGCTCATATGATTTTGAGGATTGATTCTTAAGATTCTTTTTGAagttgatttttacttcatATAGTATGTAGGAAAGATTCCCATACCAGTACAATGTACAATGTATGTTGTTACACAGTTTCTAAACTCAGCTAATTTCATTTAAGAACATCACTTCAAATAGGCATCCTTGTACATACATTTTGTAACATTTCTAGGATGAAATGAGATACAAATTAGTGTTCGTAGTTGGTGGGATTCTTTTGACTGACTGTTTAAAAGGAAAAAAGCTCTTGAAAGTTTTTTTTAGAAAATCAGCAAATGTCCTGTTTTGGGGTCCAAGCatattttgatcaaattttggtGTTTGCTAATAATGTTTTGATTTGTGTCCTTTTTACCTCTATCAGGTTGAAAATATTTGCACCAATAGCAACTGTGGCACTCTTAATTCTGATTCCAGTGAATGTATCTGATGGAATTCTATTTTTCTTGAGCCGCGACTTGGTTGTCAATGACATCGACAAGCTTTCAATCTCAAACGTTCGCCCCAAGTCTTATAAGTAAGTTTGTGGCCCTCTTCCCCCCCAAAAATGTCTTGACCTACTAAATAATTTCAAGTACATTTTGCATGAAACATAAAGCATAGTGTTTGGTGATGTCCATTTTTGCTTACAGTctatttccttttctttttttacctCACCTCACGATTTCAAGGCCGAGGAGATGAATTTGGTTGTTGAATCTCAGGTTTTTTGTCCACATATCGATGGAGTACTTGTTTACTTTCTGGATATGTTACATGCTTTATAAGGAATACAGTATAGTTGCTTCAATGCGGCTTAAATTTTTGGCTTCTCAAGAAAGGCGTGCTGAGCAGTTCACGGTTAGTTGTGTGGTCTTTTCTGTAACTCGAAACGTGATACTTGATCAAGAGTCAATCTGATGATATCATATAGATATAGGATATGCTGTATCATGAGACATTTACTTATCGAAGTTATTTAATAATCCACAGGTTCTTGTAAGAAACGTACCACATATTTCAGGACGCTCGATATCTGACAGTGTTCAAACCTTCTTCCAGAGAAACCATCCAGATCATTACCTATGTCACCAGGTGCTAGAATCTCTCATACAAATTTTCTTCTGAGCAACAGACTCTTGTTCATTACCTTTCATGTGCTGTTACCAGGCTGTGTACAATGCTAATAAGTTTGCCAGGCTCGTTAGACAAAGACACCGTCTTCAGAACTGGCTCGACTATCACCAGCTGAAGTTTGAGAGGCATCCAGACAAGAGGCCTAAGACGAAGGTACAATTCGTAAAAACAAGTTTCTCTGGCTTAAGACTTAGTCGAGCTTTACTGGTTTTTATCGTGTAGAGAGGCTGCCTCGGGCTATGGGGTAAAAGAGTGGATGCAATCGACTACTATAAGGGGCAAATAAATTATCTTGACAAAAAAGTAAGTCTGAACACTAAGCTAAGCTTGATCAACAACTTATTTCATCTTGTCCTGACAAGATACGAATTTTCATGCCTTGCTCTTAGTTGACGATGGAACGCCAGAAGATTCTAAAAGATCCTAAAACCATAACACCGGCTGCATTTGTGTCGTTTAGTTCAAGATGGGGAGCGGCTGTTTGTGCGCAGACACAACAGAGCAAGAACCCCACACTATGGCTGACAAATTGGGCACCTGAGCCTCGTGATGTATACTGGAGGAACGTTACCATACCATTTGTTTCACTCAGCATCCGACATCTAGTGATATCGTTGTCTGTGTTTGCATTGGTCTTCTTCTACATGATACCTATTGCTTTTGTTCAGTCCCTAGCCAATCTGGAGGGCTTGGAGAGAGTTGCACCTTTCCTCGAGCCATTAATTGAATGGTAAGTGTCGTTTTCCACATCAAAGCATATAATTTACTTCGTGTGCAGTTTAGTTTCTACACGAAAACGACATCTGTATGTCGATTTGCAGGAGTTTTGTGAAGTCATTCCTACAAGGTTTCCTTCCAGGTCTTATTCTTAAGATCTTTTTATACTATCTCCCTGCGATCCTAATGGTAATGTCGAAGATAGAGGGGCACATAGCATTTTCCGTGTTGGAACGAAGGACTGCTGCAAAATACTACTACTTCATGCTTGTCAACGTGTTTCTAGGCAGCATCGTGGCAGGAACTGCGTTCCAGCAACTTGATGCTTTCATTCACCAATCTGCTGAGCAGTAATGTTCCTTCCTTGATTCTCTCGTTGTTTCGTGTTGGAGGCTTCAGACTAATTTAGACTCGTTTTGGTTGCAGAATCCCGAGAAATATTGGTGTATCAATACCAATGAAGGCTACTTTCTTCATCACATACATAATGGTCGATGGCTGGGCTGGGATCGCTTGTGAAATACTCCGGTTTAGGCCTTTGGTGATTTTCCACTTGAAGAACATGTTCATTGTGAAAACCGAGAGGGACATGGAGTTGGCGATGGACCCTGGAGGTGTCGATCTCCCAGAGGCTTTACCGAGCCTTCAGCTGTATTTCCTTCTAGGCATTGTTTACATGGTCGTTACGCCAATCCTCCTTCCATTCATCCTCGTCTTCTTCGCCTTGGCATACTTTGTCTATCGCCATCAGGTGATCAATGTGTATCACCAGCAATACGAGAGTGCTGCTGCGTTCTGGCCTCATGTTCACGGCCGCATTGTAGCAAGCTTGCTCATTTCACAGCTCCTCCTGTTGGGCCTATTGAGCACGAAAGAGGCTGCAAACTCGACTCCGTTGCTAGTGATGCTGCCCGTGCTGACCCTGTCGTTCCACAAATACTGCAAGAATCGCTTTGAGCCTGCGTTCCGGAAGTACCCTCTTGAGGTAATCTGATTGAACTTACTTCAGGATCAAGAAATGTGGTAGTGTCAAATCGGGTTGTGATATATGCAAAACTCAATCTTAATAACAAACTACAGAATCAACACAAAGGTCATTATTGGTCAaatttttagttcattttagaaaggatgacctaaaatgatctaaaatgACCTCCGTATTTATAAAATCTGGATATTCTAATCAACTAAAAATAACCTCCGTATTATCCAAAAACGACAGTTGTGCAGTTTTTGCATTGGGAATTAGTTCTATTTTGATCACAGTCCGTGTCAAATATAACTTCAGGAAGCCATGTCGAAGGACACACAAGACGGTGCCTCTGCATCTGACGTGGACGTGAAATCCTACCTGGCAGACGCGTACCTACACCCCATCTTCCGGTCATTCGAAGAGGTGGATCTCGTGGAAGTGAAGGTCGACACGGATCCAACCCCGACCAAGGAAGCCAGCCCTTCTCCGAGCGAGCCCAGTTCGCCCTCCCCTGCTCATCATGAGcacaaaaaggaagaagaagacgaagacgaagacgaagaagaagaggtGTCGCACACTGTGCAGCACCATGAATTCGGACAGCCTCACGGCGCGTACCAGTATGAACTGGATCAGCATCATCAGGTGTATCAGTATGAGCTCCAACAGCCTCCTTACAATGGCTATCACTATCATCATGAAGTGGAATCACCCACCAATGTACATAGATATGATGAGAGTAGTGAGCCTCACTATCACTACTATCACTATTGAGGTATGGTTTCTGTGTAATGGTTTGGTTTTCAAATGTAAAGAAAGCTCTTATCAGAAAATAACTACCATCTGCAGTTACATATGTAAATGAgttgttcaatttaattactccatccgtcaaTAATCATCCCAATTTACCATTTTTGTCCATCCGTGAATAATTGTCTCTTTTTTGACTAACTttattttactcatattttattataaaactaatatataaaaatatgattccGTGATTTAGAATGAATGACTATTTTCTCATCATATGGACATAGTAATTTAACAAGGCACGCAAGatacaatttattttattattgggCCTTTATCGGCATACATTAGAAGCAATACTTGGCATCAGATCCAACACTTTATTCAAcgtaactttaaaattaaataaggaaAAAGGAAAGTTGGATTTGACGCCAGACTCCAAAAGATATAATTTTTAAGTGATGAAGGGAGTGCGAAGGACGTATCCACATTCATCAACCCAAACCCAGACGCGATCACAGCGGAAATCCTTGGTGACGGGAGTTCCGTCTAACAGGATTATCGCATGCACAAACGGATTCTCACTCTCTATCACAACGGCCGCCTCTTCGCCCTTCTTCCCCACTAGCTCTGGCCATGAATCCTTCCCTGTACATAGGCAAAGCCAATATTTCATCTCAAGTGATATACTACATAAAGACATATTTAATGAAAACGAAATGAAGAGAGAGTTAGGTGGTACTTGCCTAGACACTGTGATACATCCACAATTGATTCCATGATTATTTTTGTTGAGTTAAGTAGATGATTGTTGATGATATGTTTGCACAAACTTCAATCCATATTTATATAAAGAAATGCACACGTGTTTgaaagtaattttttttgaaattggtAGAGACAAAGAGTATATGTATCACGTTTACAATGAAGTTTGGACAGTTGTTGATTTCAGTTGTTATGTAGTATTTGTGAGGAGATAGATGATGGTCCAAACTTTCACCCTTCTATCCATCACACACACAACTTTGATCTTATCCTTTTTCTATAAAATATCAAGATTAATTGGTAGTactaattgtttttttattttttttattttgttactacaattttagttttatatttcaattttcaatattCAGTTTTCGTTTTTCcgatttcaattttattttaatttattcagtttaaatttttctaaaaaaaattgtttccagctccactacaaaaaaaagtGTTAAATAGTAACGGAAATTAGTGATGGCGGTTGCTAGCTCAACAACTAGTGACGCCTATGTTTCCGTCAAGGGGTGGATAGTAACTTTAGTGCGGAAAATTATGTCACTaatattttttgataaaaaatttTTAATGACGGTTTTGTGGAAACTTACTCTGTCACTAATTTGTTAAGTGAGGAAATTTTACTTATTAGTGATGGATAATTTCGTCACTAAATAGCGAGTTTATTGTAGTGTCTCCttgtaatttttgaaaaaaagtgAATCGAGATGAAGGGACTTCGATAAGGAACAACAATGAGACTAATTTGCGAAATAGTGTTATTTTTTGGAACATTTTGGGACggtttaaaaaaaactagaacTAATTTAATGGAATGGTCAAATAACTTTTTTTCccaaaatgataaagtaaatgTCAATCCAAAAAAAAGTTAAACACGTTTATTAAGTCCATTAAATAGAATCCGACAGAGTCAAAGCCCTTAAGTTGTTCAgagatttaattagtaagaaaataaaatatatatctTGTACTCCAGCAAAAATATTACAACTCCATCCATCAAAATATTATCTAtttatattgttttatttatatatttttattttgttttaccGCCTCTATGCTGTTCTTCCCCACCAACTATGGCCACGAATCCTTccctatatatacacacatacaTTTATTAATAAAACTACAACTCAAAGTGATATATAGACCTATTCAATGAAAACAAGATGTAAAGAGAATTAAATAAGGAGATCTTGCCTTGACATTCATTTATTATCGATTGCATTTTTAATTCCTGCTTAGTGAAGTAGATGATTGGTGATGCAAGATTGGCATAGACTTCACaccatatttatatatagagagagatatGATTATATGAACACGTTtataatgaatttttttaaaatgcgTAGATAATGAGAGTACATATTTCACGTTTAGAATGAAGGTAGGACAGTTGTTGATTGGTATTTTTATTTGCAATTTTGGTTGTTaggggtgtgatcaaatactaactttttacagtaataactaataactaaatatcaattttgtatgttaaaaatatcaacacaaagacataaatttatcaatctttcttgtgttgaaaaattatgtctttgtattgatatttaaatttacatgttgtattgatataattatgtctttgtgttgataattttaatatacagaattgaaagttattagttattactataaattagttagcacactacTAACGCAATCCTTGGTTGGTTGTTATGATGAATTTTGGTTGTTATTTGCAAAATTTGATCATATCACATTTCTAAGTAGCATTCTCCCCTTCAAACAAACAACTTTAATATATCATTTCCTTGCTATTCCATCTGTCCCTGAAAGTACTGTATTATAAATTTTAGATTGAAGTAAGTGAGGCCGgaagagaaaatataatgaaaGTAGTGCTATAACGTTAGTGTAGAATGgaatctacattattagtaatgtaattgaattttcaaaattatactttattatatttttcagGAACGGACaaagaaatagttcatacttctCATTTACGAATGGAATATGACTTAGcacattttttataaatatttttatcatacATATTTGTTGGTCTCTGTATTAATAGATAACTCTTCCCATCCTAGAagtgaaaatataattataatttaaacaTCTTGACATAGGTATACGCACCACTAAATATGTAGTACTAGTATCAACGTTTAAATGTGATTTTGTAACTAGTTTACGCAAGTATTTGATTTAACGCATTATTTtcttgaatatatatattatatacatgTAGAAATGTGATTTTGTCACTAGTTTATCCCGTATTAGATTAACGCAATATTTTCTTGAATTGTTTAGTGAATACAAATTGAAAACTTTACTTCTCAcacaaaacatttttttttctatcagAATATATTCCTGAAAAAATGAATTCCTCGGTTTATGCCCATCCCCTTATAATTAAGAATACATAATAAAAtccacatttttttaaattaacgtcaattttgcaaaaaaaatatgCAATTCTCTCTATCTAGAAAGGCTCTACCCACTATAAAACTGAAAATAtgattaaaattcaaaaattttagcTTATATATACGCACCATTGtatattttcttataattttgTAATTAGTTTATCCAATATTACACTTAACGCAATATTTTCTGGAAATATTTACTGATTATAAATAGAAAATGTCATTTCTCACAACACTTGACATACATTAGGAGCAATACTTGACATCAGATCCAACACTTTATTCGAtataactttaaaataaaaaaaggaaaaggaaacgATGGATTTGAAACCGACTCCAATGATATATGATTGTAGCTTTAAGTGATGATGGGAGTGCGAAGGACGTATCCACATTTATCAACCCAAACCCTGACGCGATCGCAGCGGAAATCCAAGGTGAAGGGAGTTCCGTCTAATATGATTATTGCATTCACAAACGGATTCTCACTCTCTATCACAATGGCCGCCtcttcccccttcttccccacTAGTTCTGGCCATGAATCCTTCCATGTACATAATCAAAGTCAATATTTCATCTCAGgtgatatactccctctgtctcatagtaggagtcactcttattataggcacgagttttaataaatgtaaggcacgagttttaataaatgtaaagaacagttggttggaaaagttaacggaatatgagactcacttttcatattagttttataataaaatatgagtgaagtgagttagtgaaatatgagacatACTTACCTTtcatggtaaaaatgaagtgtgactcttattatgggacgacCAAAATaacaaagtgtgactcttattatgggatggAGAGAGAATTAAGGTGGTACTTGCCTA carries:
- the LOC121782667 gene encoding phosphoribulokinase, chloroplastic-like, yielding MAVSTIYSLNSISTPPKPHSPFFPQKHILFFTTTTKRPPLRGRRSALISCSAEEKTVVIGLAADSGCGKSTFMRRLTSVFGGAAEPPKGGNPDSNTLISDTTTVICLDDYHSLDRTGRKEKGVTALDPRANDFDLMYEQVKALKDGTAVDKPIYNHVSGLLDPPEVIKPPKILVIEGLHPMYDERVRDLLDFSIYLDISNEVKFAWKIQRDMAERGHSLESIKASIEARKPDFDAYIDPQKQFADAVIEVLPTQLIPDDNEGKVLRVRLIMKEGVKFFNPVYLFDEGSTISWIPCGRKLTCSYPGIKFSYGPDTYYGQEVSVLEMDGQFDRLDELIYVESHLSNLSTKFYGEVTQQMLKHADFPGSNNGTGLFQTIVGLKIRDLFEQIVATRAAAPLAATKA
- the LOC121782923 gene encoding CSC1-like protein At1g32090, with product MASLGDIGVSALINIIGAFTFLLAFALLRIQPINDRVYFPKWYIAGKRTSPRSWGGVVGKFVNLNIMTYFTFLNWMPQALKMSESELISHAGLDSAVFLRIYTLGLKIFAPIATVALLILIPVNVSDGILFFLSRDLVVNDIDKLSISNVRPKSYKFFVHISMEYLFTFWICYMLYKEYSIVASMRLKFLASQERRAEQFTVLVRNVPHISGRSISDSVQTFFQRNHPDHYLCHQAVYNANKFARLVRQRHRLQNWLDYHQLKFERHPDKRPKTKRGCLGLWGKRVDAIDYYKGQINYLDKKLTMERQKILKDPKTITPAAFVSFSSRWGAAVCAQTQQSKNPTLWLTNWAPEPRDVYWRNVTIPFVSLSIRHLVISLSVFALVFFYMIPIAFVQSLANLEGLERVAPFLEPLIEWSFVKSFLQGFLPGLILKIFLYYLPAILMVMSKIEGHIAFSVLERRTAAKYYYFMLVNVFLGSIVAGTAFQQLDAFIHQSAEQIPRNIGVSIPMKATFFITYIMVDGWAGIACEILRFRPLVIFHLKNMFIVKTERDMELAMDPGGVDLPEALPSLQLYFLLGIVYMVVTPILLPFILVFFALAYFVYRHQVINVYHQQYESAAAFWPHVHGRIVASLLISQLLLLGLLSTKEAANSTPLLVMLPVLTLSFHKYCKNRFEPAFRKYPLEEAMSKDTQDGASASDVDVKSYLADAYLHPIFRSFEEVDLVEVKVDTDPTPTKEASPSPSEPSSPSPAHHEHKKEEEDEDEDEEEEVSHTVQHHEFGQPHGAYQYELDQHHQVYQYELQQPPYNGYHYHHEVESPTNVHRYDESSEPHYHYYHY